A single window of Limnothrix sp. FACHB-406 DNA harbors:
- a CDS encoding calcium-binding protein: MTQFGNNLPNFLIGSGVDTLIGLGDADSLVSSTAGRNAIFGNQGADSLISQGGADTIYGGQGADIIRSRGGSLLYGDRGNDTIVGESVSTGIIGGSTAGGGDTMYGGEGDDSLVANSVGPSALFGNQGNDALVAGNRADTLYGGQGNDTLTSTVGGLLYGDRGNDNIALSGGSGVAGATVYGGDGDDAITGGGRTLLFGNQGNDTITAGAADSVYGGSGADVLTASGSGAFISGDLGNDILRNTGANNTLAGGEGDDTITFDGGAAFSTASGGGGKNFLQILPTITGSGNVLIAGSLGDTLVGAGANTIQGGAGDDSLVSQGSNVTLVGGAGRDTFNVLAGGAISGFNPGEGDTIISGTAPFTIIAGSTGLFLTGTPNRDTLTGGAGNDTLEGLGNADVLTGGAGADVFLFRGVQIRDVASVAFTNNAIPVAGTIGEGTNPLTPQTVTYFVRNPGIGAPEAPGTAAISTAGASFTFSSGAGTIGIVSGVGTAGTAPISIPTSSLPTYGATLTIAYGTAGGFGTGVTPQFGSQAPTGTNLVPIQGYGYSLSGFDTITDFEAGVDQIRLEGRLFSNGTSAPSANDPGQFLTVASVSGTSVTNIAGKDALLFYAQDTGILYGRAATSTSNANRAGSFGTQFFYDPTPRVTAGTLASTSWNGTSSILLQSGGSPTVANTIGTVQYIILPQSPQVPTAFAGTSTNLLPIPFAQVLKGGAPVTDLTYGRDIVIF; this comes from the coding sequence GTGACTCAGTTCGGCAACAACCTACCCAACTTTTTGATTGGGTCTGGCGTAGATACCCTGATCGGTCTGGGGGATGCTGACTCGCTCGTCAGTAGCACCGCCGGCCGTAACGCAATTTTTGGTAACCAAGGCGCTGACTCGCTGATCAGCCAAGGTGGCGCTGACACCATCTACGGTGGTCAAGGCGCTGACATTATCCGCAGCCGCGGCGGCTCGCTGCTGTATGGCGATCGCGGCAACGACACGATCGTGGGTGAGTCTGTCTCCACTGGTATCATCGGCGGTTCGACTGCTGGCGGTGGCGACACCATGTACGGTGGCGAAGGCGATGACTCGCTGGTTGCTAACTCCGTTGGTCCTTCGGCTCTGTTCGGTAACCAAGGCAACGACGCACTGGTAGCTGGCAATCGGGCCGACACCCTGTACGGTGGTCAAGGCAACGACACCCTGACCTCGACCGTTGGTGGCCTGCTGTACGGCGATCGCGGCAATGACAATATCGCTCTGAGCGGCGGCTCCGGCGTTGCTGGTGCAACGGTTTACGGTGGCGACGGCGACGATGCAATCACCGGTGGTGGCCGTACCCTGCTGTTCGGTAACCAAGGCAACGATACGATCACGGCTGGTGCCGCTGACTCCGTATACGGTGGCTCGGGTGCTGACGTGTTGACCGCCAGCGGCTCGGGTGCCTTCATCTCTGGCGACCTTGGTAACGATATCCTCCGCAACACCGGTGCTAACAACACCCTGGCTGGTGGCGAAGGCGACGATACGATCACCTTTGACGGTGGTGCTGCCTTCTCGACCGCTTCCGGTGGCGGTGGCAAGAATTTCCTGCAAATCCTGCCCACCATCACGGGTTCGGGTAACGTGCTGATTGCCGGCAGCCTGGGTGACACCCTGGTCGGCGCTGGTGCGAACACGATCCAAGGTGGCGCTGGCGATGACTCGCTGGTCTCCCAAGGGTCGAACGTCACCCTGGTGGGCGGCGCTGGTCGCGACACCTTCAACGTGTTGGCAGGTGGTGCAATCTCCGGTTTCAACCCTGGTGAAGGCGACACGATCATCTCGGGTACCGCTCCCTTTACGATCATTGCTGGCAGCACTGGCTTGTTCCTGACCGGTACCCCGAACCGCGATACCCTGACCGGTGGCGCTGGTAACGATACCCTAGAAGGTCTGGGCAACGCTGATGTGCTAACCGGTGGCGCAGGCGCTGATGTGTTCCTGTTCCGGGGCGTTCAGATCCGCGATGTTGCTTCGGTTGCCTTTACTAACAATGCAATTCCTGTTGCTGGGACGATTGGCGAAGGAACCAACCCGCTGACTCCCCAGACGGTGACATACTTTGTTAGAAACCCCGGTATTGGTGCTCCTGAAGCTCCGGGCACTGCTGCCATTAGCACTGCTGGTGCTTCGTTTACCTTCTCCAGCGGTGCTGGTACGATCGGGATTGTCAGTGGCGTTGGTACTGCCGGTACCGCCCCGATTTCTATTCCCACAAGTAGCCTACCGACCTACGGCGCAACTCTAACAATTGCCTATGGCACAGCCGGTGGCTTTGGTACAGGGGTCACTCCTCAGTTCGGCTCTCAAGCCCCGACGGGTACTAATTTAGTTCCCATTCAAGGTTACGGCTACTCGCTGTCTGGTTTCGATACGATTACTGACTTTGAGGCTGGGGTTGACCAAATTCGCTTGGAAGGTCGCCTCTTCTCGAATGGAACCAGCGCTCCGAGCGCGAATGATCCTGGTCAGTTCCTGACGGTCGCATCAGTTTCCGGAACTAGTGTGACCAACATTGCTGGCAAAGATGCTCTGTTGTTCTACGCTCAAGACACCGGCATTCTGTACGGTCGCGCAGCTACCTCTACCTCAAATGCAAACCGAGCAGGTAGCTTTGGCACCCAGTTCTTCTATGACCCAACACCCCGGGTTACAGCAGGTACTCTTGCTAGTACCAGCTGGAATGGTACTAGCAGCATACTGCTGCAGAGTGGGGGATCTCCGACAGTTGCAAACACCATCGGTACGGTGCAGTACATCATCCTACCGCAATCGCCCCAAGTGCCCACTGCGTTTGCGGGTACTAGCACCAATCTCCTGCCGATTCCGTTCGCGCAAGTGCTCAAGGGCGGTGCACCTGTCACCGACCTGACCTACGGTCGCGATATCGTGATCTTCTAA
- a CDS encoding STAS domain-containing protein translates to MMYSPHVLELQGRCDTHSSADLRQQFEQLAQEVSATDTSAPVWLLDLSQVSSIDSSGLSAFIAGFKLARQQGGALLFCAPSDPVRMVFEIAQLDRVFPIYESQAAALAAWEQQTLEPTFNPLAA, encoded by the coding sequence ATGATGTACAGCCCTCATGTACTCGAACTCCAAGGTCGCTGCGACACCCACAGCAGCGCCGATCTGCGTCAACAATTTGAGCAACTGGCCCAGGAAGTTAGCGCTACGGACACTTCCGCCCCGGTTTGGTTGCTGGATTTATCTCAGGTGAGTTCAATCGACAGTTCCGGTCTTTCGGCATTCATTGCTGGTTTCAAATTGGCTCGACAGCAGGGTGGAGCGCTGCTCTTCTGTGCGCCCTCGGATCCGGTGCGGATGGTGTTTGAAATTGCTCAGCTCGATCGGGTGTTTCCCATCTACGAATCGCAAGCGGCGGCATTGGCCGCTTGGGAACAACAGACCCTGGAGCCGACTTTTAATCCCTTGGCGGCTTAG
- the uvrC gene encoding excinuclease ABC subunit UvrC, translating to MGVNQRLLIHDHPRLVTRLAELPREPGVYFMKDDRDRILYIGKSKSLRSRVRSYFRPFQGQSNKPIGEQLHSPRLELMVRQVAEIEFIVTDTESEALALEANLIRQHQPHFNTLLKDDKKYPYLCITWSEDYPRLFITRKRKLSQPGDRYYGPYTDARALRETLRLVKRLFPLRQRPKPLFRDRPCLNYDIGRCPGVCQGLITPAHYRQTVQKVAMVFQGRSGELMEQLQQQMIAAAEELNFELAAQLRDRLRGLEQLGTDRKVELPNDRVSRDAIALATSDRHACIQLFQIRAGRLVGRLGFVAEIPAPTTTAPITPESRSPVVTEAIAPAATEVAAETEAAIPPVMAPAIAPSVLGRILQQALEEHYSTVESVEIPAEILVQYELPDGPWLADWLSERRGRKVAIEAPQRQLKADLIALVARNADYELARTQRSSDRNQAALQDLADLLDLPDLPRWIECYDISHIQGSDAVASRVVFVDGLPAKQHYRHYKIRNPEIGPGHSDDFASLAETIRRRFRDYQPRSAPNAALSVLGGRERQTQDWPDLVVIDGGKGQLSAVVAVLRDLDLLDELRVVSLAKKREEIFLPEESQPLRTDPEQPGVQLVRRLRDEAHRFAVSFHRQKRTERMRRSRLEEIPGLGHHRQKQLLAHFRSIDYIREATPTQLQEVPGVGPRLAQQIYEYFHPSDLTGTVS from the coding sequence ATGGGCGTTAATCAACGGTTGCTCATTCACGATCACCCCCGTTTGGTGACCCGCTTGGCCGAGTTGCCTCGGGAGCCGGGGGTTTATTTCATGAAGGATGATCGCGATCGCATCCTTTATATAGGCAAGTCCAAAAGCCTCCGATCGCGGGTTCGCTCTTACTTCCGGCCGTTTCAGGGTCAGTCCAACAAGCCGATCGGGGAGCAACTGCACAGTCCGCGCCTGGAACTGATGGTGCGGCAGGTGGCGGAGATTGAATTCATCGTTACCGATACGGAATCGGAAGCCCTGGCCTTGGAGGCCAACCTGATTCGGCAGCATCAACCCCACTTCAACACGCTGCTGAAGGATGACAAGAAATATCCCTATCTCTGCATTACTTGGTCGGAGGATTATCCTCGGCTGTTCATTACCCGCAAACGCAAGCTGAGCCAACCCGGCGATCGCTACTACGGCCCCTACACCGATGCGCGGGCCTTGCGGGAAACTTTGCGGCTGGTGAAGCGTTTGTTTCCCTTGCGGCAACGGCCAAAGCCTTTGTTTCGAGATCGCCCCTGCTTGAACTACGACATTGGCCGCTGCCCGGGTGTTTGTCAGGGTTTGATTACACCAGCGCATTACCGCCAAACGGTGCAGAAGGTGGCCATGGTGTTTCAGGGACGATCGGGCGAGTTGATGGAGCAACTCCAGCAGCAGATGATTGCCGCAGCAGAGGAACTGAATTTTGAGCTGGCTGCTCAGTTGCGCGATCGACTGCGAGGCTTGGAACAGTTGGGGACCGATCGCAAGGTGGAGCTGCCAAACGATCGGGTTTCTCGCGATGCGATCGCCCTGGCCACGAGCGATCGCCATGCTTGCATTCAACTGTTCCAAATTCGGGCCGGGCGGCTGGTGGGGCGGTTGGGTTTTGTGGCGGAAATTCCTGCACCGACCACCACGGCCCCCATAACACCCGAATCCCGATCGCCCGTTGTCACCGAAGCGATCGCCCCAGCCGCGACCGAAGTTGCTGCCGAAACCGAAGCCGCTATTCCACCAGTTATGGCCCCAGCCATTGCCCCCAGCGTTTTGGGGCGAATTTTGCAACAGGCCCTCGAAGAGCACTACAGCACCGTGGAATCCGTTGAAATTCCGGCGGAGATCTTGGTGCAGTACGAATTGCCCGACGGGCCTTGGCTAGCGGACTGGCTGAGTGAACGCCGGGGCCGCAAGGTGGCGATCGAGGCCCCTCAACGGCAACTGAAAGCGGACTTGATTGCTCTGGTGGCCCGCAACGCGGACTACGAGCTAGCCCGTACCCAACGCAGCAGCGATCGAAACCAAGCCGCCCTCCAGGATCTGGCAGATCTCTTGGACTTGCCCGATCTGCCCCGTTGGATTGAGTGCTATGACATTTCCCACATCCAGGGATCCGATGCGGTGGCCTCGCGGGTGGTGTTTGTGGATGGCTTGCCTGCCAAGCAACATTACCGTCATTACAAAATTCGGAACCCTGAAATTGGCCCCGGCCACTCCGATGACTTCGCCAGCTTGGCGGAAACCATTCGGCGGCGATTCCGCGATTACCAACCCCGTAGCGCACCCAATGCGGCGCTGAGCGTTTTGGGTGGACGTGAGCGTCAAACCCAAGATTGGCCAGATTTGGTTGTGATTGATGGAGGCAAGGGGCAACTGTCGGCGGTGGTTGCCGTGTTGCGGGATCTGGATTTGTTGGATGAGCTGCGGGTGGTGAGCCTGGCTAAAAAACGCGAGGAAATCTTTTTGCCCGAAGAATCCCAGCCCCTACGCACGGATCCAGAGCAGCCGGGAGTGCAGTTGGTGCGCCGTTTGCGGGACGAGGCTCACCGATTTGCGGTCAGTTTCCACCGCCAAAAACGCACGGAACGAATGCGGCGATCACGCCTCGAAGAGATTCCCGGCTTGGGACACCATCGCCAAAAGCAACTGTTAGCCCACTTCCGCTCGATCGACTACATCCGCGAGGCTACACCCACCCAGTTACAGGAAGTCCCCGGCGTTGGCCCCCGCTTGGCCCAACAAATTTATGAGTACTTTCATCCGAGTGATTTGACCGGCACAGTTTCGTGA
- a CDS encoding GNAT family N-acetyltransferase: protein MEAVFKGFRIQDWQPRDRAAAATVIRTVLTEYGLPWEPTGADRDVLAVEDCYLATGGEFWVIYQGSQLVGTGAYYPIDRGDRAVEIRKMYLLPLARGQGLGRWLLQQLEQAAARRGFQIAWLETASVLATAVQLYETSGYQLTQGVETPRCDRLYCKPIARGPITAHQPSATNSISKNLYTNS, encoded by the coding sequence ATGGAAGCAGTGTTTAAGGGGTTTCGGATTCAGGATTGGCAACCTCGCGATCGGGCGGCTGCCGCAACTGTGATCCGTACTGTGCTGACGGAGTATGGTCTGCCTTGGGAACCGACAGGGGCCGATCGAGATGTCCTGGCCGTGGAAGATTGTTATCTTGCGACCGGGGGAGAATTTTGGGTGATCTATCAAGGGTCGCAGCTCGTAGGCACTGGAGCCTACTATCCGATCGACCGAGGCGATCGCGCGGTTGAGATCCGCAAAATGTATCTGCTTCCATTGGCCCGTGGTCAGGGTTTGGGGCGCTGGCTGTTGCAACAACTGGAGCAAGCTGCGGCTAGGCGTGGCTTCCAGATTGCTTGGTTGGAAACCGCCAGCGTCCTTGCAACGGCCGTGCAATTGTATGAAACCAGCGGCTATCAATTAACCCAAGGGGTTGAAACGCCACGGTGCGATCGTCTCTACTGCAAACCGATCGCCCGTGGGCCCATTACCGCCCATCAACCCAGTGCCACAAACTCAATTTCCAAAAACCTATACACAAACTCATAA
- a CDS encoding prolyl oligopeptidase family serine peptidase has translation MVDGDRSSRYRSRWWSVLGCLATVMGWGWVESSVLAQPSVKLPSVTGAARWQPAPPPIDQMLKAPATPIVMVSPNRRYTIELLPVGMAALVDLAAPALPLAGLRINPQTNGPSLGTYYRGIIITELSTRQRQAVSLPANSRLSNLRWSRDGRSLALTQTTDRGLELWVIDLETASPRMLTGPILNGAYGSPCDWLPGTEGLVCKVIPTDRGAPPPMPVPPEGPIIEDHDGQRSPNRTYTNLLNSPHDEALLRHYLSATIEQIDLQGRRSLLLPPDLYDHVTPSPNGQHLLVETVETPFSYKVPIDRFPRRIALHHLNQGRNQGNQGRSQILTRLPLADNLPLGFDAVRPGKRLFGWRTDRPATLYWVEALDGGNPGQAATDRDALYVQEATALDQPPQRLWQSSFRFRYAWWGNGNLALIEEFWFDERRVRLWQVAPDRPGAAPVLRGDRNYQDRYRDPGDPLMAQGPYGLEVLRLATDQQSLYLVGQGASPQGIHPFLDRWNLVTNQTERLWQATDPYYEYPIDLLSQGQLLTQRQSQREAPNYFLRNLASSESPAQPLTQFADPIPALADIQQEIVYYQRADGVPLSATLYLPPGYERDRDGPLPMVFWVYPEEYADRNTAGQVTTSANFFSRPEADSPLFLLALGYGVLLDPSLPIVGENGAEPNDTYIEQLIAGAEAAVNYVVDRGIADPKRLLVGGHSYGAFTVANLLAHTNLFRAGIARSGAYNRTLTPFGFQGEQRTYWQAQETYTRLSPFTFADRINEPLLLIHGQRDSNPGTYPIQSERMYDAMRGLGGTARLVLLPYEDHAYESQEAIGHVLWEMARWCDLYIGTSTVQRLRMDFQQAHAHP, from the coding sequence GTGGTGGATGGAGATCGATCGAGCCGATATCGATCGCGCTGGTGGTCAGTTCTGGGATGTTTGGCCACAGTCATGGGTTGGGGATGGGTTGAATCATCGGTCTTGGCACAACCATCGGTGAAGTTACCGTCGGTGACTGGAGCGGCCCGTTGGCAACCCGCACCGCCACCGATCGATCAAATGCTGAAAGCACCGGCCACGCCGATCGTGATGGTTTCCCCTAACCGGCGCTACACGATCGAGCTGTTACCGGTGGGGATGGCGGCCCTTGTTGATCTGGCTGCTCCGGCTTTACCCTTGGCCGGTTTGCGCATTAATCCCCAAACGAACGGCCCCTCGCTGGGGACTTACTATCGCGGCATAATAATTACTGAGCTAAGTACAAGACAACGACAGGCGGTATCCTTACCGGCTAACAGTCGCCTCAGTAATCTGCGCTGGTCACGGGACGGCCGATCGCTGGCCCTAACTCAAACAACCGATCGCGGACTGGAATTGTGGGTCATTGATTTGGAAACGGCTAGCCCCCGAATGTTGACGGGGCCAATTTTGAATGGGGCTTATGGGTCGCCCTGCGATTGGTTGCCGGGGACAGAGGGCTTGGTTTGTAAGGTCATTCCCACCGATCGGGGTGCGCCTCCACCCATGCCCGTGCCGCCCGAGGGGCCGATCATTGAGGATCACGACGGACAACGATCGCCCAATCGCACCTACACCAATCTGCTCAACAGCCCCCATGATGAGGCCCTCCTGAGGCATTACCTAAGCGCCACGATCGAGCAGATTGATCTACAGGGTCGTCGCTCATTACTGCTCCCACCGGATTTGTACGACCACGTTACACCCTCGCCCAACGGTCAACATCTGCTGGTCGAAACGGTGGAAACGCCTTTTTCCTATAAGGTACCGATTGATCGTTTTCCCCGTCGCATTGCCTTGCATCACCTCAATCAAGGGCGAAACCAAGGAAACCAAGGGCGATCTCAGATCTTGACCCGCTTGCCCTTGGCGGATAACTTACCGCTCGGTTTTGATGCTGTGCGACCGGGTAAACGGTTATTTGGGTGGCGAACCGATCGCCCCGCCACGCTCTATTGGGTTGAAGCCCTGGACGGGGGCAATCCAGGACAGGCCGCAACCGATCGGGATGCTCTCTACGTCCAGGAAGCCACTGCCTTGGATCAGCCACCTCAGCGGCTTTGGCAGTCCTCATTTCGGTTTCGCTATGCCTGGTGGGGCAATGGCAACCTGGCCCTGATTGAGGAATTTTGGTTCGATGAACGGCGGGTGCGGTTGTGGCAAGTGGCTCCCGATCGCCCCGGCGCGGCCCCCGTGCTGCGGGGCGATCGCAACTATCAGGATCGATACCGTGACCCCGGCGACCCCTTGATGGCTCAAGGGCCCTATGGTCTTGAGGTGTTGCGGCTGGCGACCGATCAACAATCCCTTTACCTCGTGGGTCAAGGGGCCTCGCCTCAGGGCATCCATCCGTTTTTAGACCGCTGGAACTTGGTAACCAATCAAACGGAACGGCTGTGGCAGGCCACTGATCCTTACTATGAATATCCGATCGACCTGCTCAGTCAGGGTCAACTGCTCACCCAACGGCAATCCCAGCGCGAGGCTCCCAATTACTTTTTGCGGAACTTAGCCAGTTCCGAAAGCCCAGCCCAGCCCTTGACCCAATTTGCCGATCCCATCCCCGCCTTGGCTGACATTCAGCAAGAGATTGTCTACTACCAGCGGGCTGATGGTGTTCCCCTCTCCGCCACGCTCTATCTGCCTCCCGGTTACGAACGCGATCGGGATGGGCCCTTGCCCATGGTGTTTTGGGTTTATCCCGAAGAATATGCCGATCGAAACACCGCCGGGCAGGTCACCACCTCCGCCAACTTCTTCAGTCGCCCTGAAGCCGATTCACCCCTGTTTCTGTTGGCCTTGGGCTATGGGGTGTTGCTCGATCCTAGCCTCCCGATCGTGGGTGAAAACGGCGCAGAACCCAATGACACCTACATTGAGCAACTGATCGCGGGAGCCGAAGCGGCGGTGAACTATGTGGTCGATCGCGGCATTGCCGACCCCAAGCGATTGTTAGTGGGGGGCCATTCCTACGGAGCCTTCACCGTGGCTAACCTGCTGGCTCATACCAATCTCTTCAGGGCCGGGATTGCCCGTAGCGGAGCCTATAACCGTACCCTCACCCCCTTTGGGTTTCAGGGCGAACAACGCACCTACTGGCAAGCCCAAGAAACCTATACCCGTCTGTCTCCCTTCACCTTTGCCGATCGCATTAATGAACCCCTGCTCCTGATTCATGGTCAGCGGGATTCCAACCCTGGTACTTATCCCATTCAAAGTGAACGGATGTATGATGCCATGCGCGGATTAGGGGGAACAGCGCGGCTGGTGCTGCTGCCCTACGAAGACCACGCCTACGAGTCCCAGGAAGCGATCGGTCATGTGTTGTGGGAGATGGCCCGTTGGTGTGATTTGTATATTGGCACTTCCACAGTGCAGCGGTTGCGGATGGATTTTCAGCAGGCCCATGCCCATCCCTAG